A section of the Gloeobacter violaceus PCC 7421 genome encodes:
- a CDS encoding IS4-like element ISGvi3 family transposase: MLLDFPQLVKTALSSLPNDDFPVLDSRLFFSCWLALVMDKSTVSMRDLFKRVNHTGIPVDISTFSKACKSRSLQIFEQLYQALLVRVRRELPAKKLHPCPIDSTVVGLTSKLLWAQDYHQVKLLTCLEHGSGATEGSLINFGYDHDSNFVNDMLEAIPENGVGIFDRGFAGLEYLKNAQASSKYFLMRIPSNYKLTFEGNAGQMRVGTGKESGVYRVVNFCDIENRAEYRLVTNLPAEGEWLVRDEEVMELYRQRWQIELLWKFLKMHLKLKRLMTKNENGIRMQLYITLIAHLLLELVSVPKIWGSQRLDKLRYLQCCMCQEISYVHWLGKLLGSQRRRARLPRACTYVH; this comes from the coding sequence ATGCTACTCGATTTTCCGCAACTTGTCAAAACCGCTCTGTCTTCCTTGCCCAATGATGATTTTCCTGTTCTCGATTCCAGGCTCTTTTTCAGTTGCTGGCTTGCCCTGGTGATGGACAAAAGTACCGTCAGCATGCGGGACCTCTTCAAACGCGTCAACCACACTGGCATCCCCGTCGATATCTCCACTTTTTCCAAAGCCTGCAAGTCCCGCTCTCTCCAAATCTTCGAGCAGTTGTATCAGGCCTTGCTGGTCCGGGTCAGGCGAGAACTGCCCGCTAAAAAACTACATCCTTGCCCAATTGACTCGACGGTAGTCGGCTTGACAAGCAAATTGCTATGGGCACAAGACTATCACCAGGTCAAACTGCTCACCTGCCTTGAACACGGCAGCGGCGCCACCGAGGGTAGCCTGATCAACTTTGGCTACGACCACGATTCCAACTTCGTAAATGATATGCTTGAAGCGATTCCTGAAAATGGCGTAGGTATATTCGACCGGGGCTTTGCAGGACTGGAATATCTAAAAAATGCCCAGGCATCAAGCAAATATTTTTTAATGCGCATCCCGAGCAATTACAAGCTCACCTTCGAGGGCAATGCTGGCCAGATGCGGGTGGGAACGGGCAAAGAGTCCGGGGTGTATCGGGTGGTCAACTTCTGCGATATCGAGAACCGGGCTGAGTATCGATTGGTCACCAATTTGCCTGCCGAAGGCGAATGGTTAGTCAGGGACGAGGAGGTGATGGAACTGTACCGTCAACGCTGGCAAATAGAGCTGTTATGGAAGTTTCTGAAAATGCATTTGAAGCTGAAGCGGCTGATGACAAAAAATGAGAATGGTATCCGGATGCAGCTCTACATCACCCTGATTGCCCACCTGTTGCTGGAACTGGTGAGCGTGCCGAAGATTTGGGGGAGCCAACGGTTGGATAAGTTGCGCTACTTGCAATGTTGTATGTGCCAAGAAATCAGTTATGTGCATTGGCTAGGAAAATTACTCGGTAGCCAGAGGCGTAGAGCGCGGCTGCCCAGAGCGTGTACATATGTCCATTGA
- a CDS encoding AfsR/SARP family transcriptional regulator, producing the protein MQKLPCKTPYHPSANAADPSETLLPLRIYALGTASVYRGEYALTAADWTYARPRELFFCLLLRRFATKEQLGLALWPDASALQLRRSFHTTLHHLRRALGPSDWIVYEHQRYTFNRRLPYWFDVEEFEAHFAEGKRLESSAPERAIACFEAAAGLYEGELLEGMIQSEWCLQRREELHRRFVEALFALGQLLSTIGRSLQAADVYLRIVSCDNLLERAHRELMRCYACLGETGLALRQYQTLVHLLRRELDSPPAAETTRLFEELRRGENL; encoded by the coding sequence GTGCAGAAGTTGCCCTGTAAGACCCCATATCACCCGTCGGCAAACGCGGCCGACCCGAGTGAAACGCTGCTGCCACTGCGCATCTACGCCCTGGGTACGGCTTCGGTGTACCGGGGCGAGTACGCCCTGACGGCTGCCGACTGGACCTACGCCAGGCCCCGGGAGCTGTTTTTCTGCCTGCTGCTGCGCCGCTTTGCCACCAAGGAGCAACTCGGCCTGGCGCTGTGGCCCGACGCCTCGGCGCTGCAGTTGCGCCGCAGTTTTCATACCACATTGCACCATCTGCGCCGCGCCCTCGGCCCGTCGGACTGGATCGTCTACGAACACCAGCGCTATACCTTCAATCGCCGCTTACCCTACTGGTTCGACGTCGAGGAGTTCGAGGCTCACTTTGCCGAGGGGAAGCGGCTGGAAAGCTCTGCCCCCGAGCGGGCCATCGCCTGCTTCGAGGCGGCCGCGGGCCTTTACGAGGGCGAATTGCTCGAAGGGATGATCCAGAGCGAATGGTGCCTGCAGAGGCGGGAGGAACTGCACAGGCGGTTTGTGGAGGCGCTGTTTGCCCTGGGACAACTGTTGAGCACCATCGGGCGGAGTTTGCAAGCCGCCGACGTCTACCTGCGCATCGTCTCTTGCGACAATCTGCTGGAGCGCGCCCACCGCGAACTGATGCGCTGTTACGCCTGCCTGGGAGAGACGGGTCTAGCGCTGCGGCAGTACCAGACCCTGGTGCACCTGTTGCGCCGAGAGTTGGACTCCCCGCCGGCTGCTGAGACAACCCGCCTTTTCGAAGAGCTGCGCCGGGGCGAGAATCTCTAA
- a CDS encoding alpha-ketoacid dehydrogenase subunit alpha/beta, which translates to MTQNPLCDRVMRISDQSLTIPLKELLNLMLIVREGDLREGNLMRQGKGWIHIPGMGHESLIAITHHLHREDYLFTYYRDRALMLGKGFTAQQLAWDYFACAKSSTGGRGMPVHCSAKHLNIFPPATPTASQCLPAVGAAWGIKHSEKTDVVICTIGDASVRQGEFYEAVCMAVQERLPVIFVVEDNAYGISTSTKHQLPFRLGIFNEEIFVRVDGRHPAEIFNHSGQAITKARQGNGPTILWVELDRLVSHTNSDDHRIYRPKEEIDAMLQRDPLSVLARHLINAGELTATEWQALQFKTAMTIDEIYQQAERENSPNPDQILVHLYGSKVDHQCVPFQPVERTTTMVAAINQTLREALQLYPQMIMFGQDIEDPKGGVFGFTKGLSSQFSQRVTNSPLAEATIVGVAAGLAATGYKPVFELQFIDFITPAFNQLVQQIATLRWRSQGDWSCPMVLYAPYGAYLPGGSTWHSQSNEGWWTHIPAEVLNVRN; encoded by the coding sequence ATGACGCAGAATCCACTGTGCGACAGAGTGATGAGGATCTCAGATCAATCTCTCACAATTCCTTTGAAAGAATTACTGAATTTGATGTTGATTGTACGTGAAGGTGATTTGCGTGAAGGGAATCTGATGCGCCAGGGAAAAGGCTGGATTCATATCCCAGGGATGGGGCATGAATCCTTGATTGCCATCACCCACCATTTGCATCGTGAAGATTATCTTTTCACGTACTATCGAGATCGCGCATTGATGCTGGGAAAAGGTTTCACAGCTCAGCAGTTAGCCTGGGACTATTTTGCCTGCGCCAAGTCTTCGACCGGTGGGCGAGGCATGCCTGTTCACTGTTCAGCTAAACATCTGAATATTTTCCCACCTGCTACACCGACCGCAAGTCAATGCTTACCTGCTGTCGGCGCTGCATGGGGGATCAAACATTCTGAAAAAACCGATGTGGTGATCTGTACTATTGGGGATGCCTCCGTTAGACAAGGTGAATTTTATGAGGCAGTTTGTATGGCGGTTCAAGAAAGGCTGCCCGTGATATTCGTAGTTGAAGATAATGCCTATGGAATTAGCACATCTACCAAACATCAACTTCCATTCCGGTTAGGCATATTCAATGAAGAGATTTTCGTTCGAGTCGATGGACGACATCCTGCGGAAATTTTCAATCACAGCGGACAAGCCATTACCAAGGCAAGACAGGGAAATGGGCCTACAATTCTTTGGGTTGAATTGGATCGGTTGGTTTCCCATACCAATTCTGATGATCATCGCATCTACCGTCCGAAAGAAGAGATCGATGCGATGCTGCAACGGGATCCACTTTCTGTACTGGCCAGACATCTAATCAACGCTGGAGAGCTAACAGCAACTGAATGGCAGGCTTTGCAGTTTAAAACTGCAATGACGATCGACGAGATTTATCAGCAAGCCGAACGGGAAAACTCCCCAAACCCTGATCAGATTTTGGTTCATCTATATGGCTCAAAAGTTGATCATCAATGTGTTCCTTTCCAACCCGTTGAACGAACCACAACGATGGTTGCGGCCATAAACCAGACTCTGCGAGAAGCATTGCAACTTTACCCTCAAATGATCATGTTTGGTCAAGATATTGAGGATCCTAAAGGGGGAGTCTTTGGCTTTACCAAAGGGTTGAGTAGTCAGTTCTCACAGAGAGTTACTAACTCGCCTTTGGCAGAAGCAACCATTGTGGGCGTTGCAGCAGGGTTGGCTGCAACGGGTTACAAACCTGTATTTGAGTTACAGTTTATAGACTTCATTACTCCCGCTTTTAACCAATTGGTGCAACAAATTGCCACGCTGCGCTGGCGATCACAGGGCGACTGGAGTTGCCCAATGGTACTCTATGCGCCCTACGGAGCCTATCTACCAGGTGGAAGCACTTGGCACAGCCAGAGTAATGAGGGGTGGTGGACACATATTCCAGCAGAAGTGTTGAATGTCAGGAATTGA